GCCCGCACAACGGTAGTCCCGATCGCGACAACCCGCCCCCCGCGCGCATGCGTCGCCGAAACGAGCGCGGCCGTCGCGACAGGAATCCTGTACGGCTCATCGAGCGGCAGACGGGCATCGAGCGCGGCATCGCCAGTGGACGAAAGACCAGCTGCATGCGTGAGCGTCGCAAACGGAATGCCGCGTGCACGCAATGACGCAACCGTCTGCCAGTCCAACATGAAACCTGCAGAAGGCGCTTCGAACGCAACCGGCTGCGCAGCAATTGAAGTCCACACGTCCCACAGCGCGAGTGGATCGCGCAGATGCGCGTACTGCACCGGCTTGCCGTGCTGCGCGAGCATGCGCCACACCTGCGCGGCGTCACCATCAAAATGCAGCTCGACGAAACGCGTGTGATCGAGGAAACGCGCGATGGTCGCGTGCTGATCGCCGAAGCGCAGTCGATCGCCTTCACGGAGAATCGGCGGTGCGGCACGCGCTTCAGTCGGCGTGTGGAAATCGCCTGCACCGAACACGATGGCACTGAAGCGCGTCATCGCGTGAGCAGCGAACGCCGCATGACCCGCGAGCCGAACTTCGATGACCGCGCCGCTGCGCACGTGAATACCAGAGAGACTCGCAGGCAGCGTGGCCGCGTCGTTGGCGATCACGCAGTCGCCGCGACGCAGCAGCCCGGCGAACGCGACGCGCGGACGCTGAGCGATACGACCATCGCGATCGACGACGAGCAGCCGTGCATCGTGCGGGCGCTGTATGGGCGAGGTAGCAGCACGCATGGTCATACCTGGCTCCGTGCATCGACGGCTTCGCGTTCTGTCGACGCTCCACGCAATTCGTACAGCGCCGCACCCATCGCATCGGCGATCTCGCGAGCAGCAACAGCAGGCGGCTTCAGTTCAGCCGGGTCGCCATCGGGCACAGCAAGCGCATGCAACGGCGTGTCCATGTCGCCGGGATCGAGCGACAGCAGGCGCACACGCTCGCCGGCGAGTTCGGCGTTCCAGATGCGCGTCATGTGGCGCAGCGCGGCCTTGCTCGCGCCATACGCGCCCCACAGCGGGTACGGCTCGATCGCGGCATCGCTCGACACGTTCAGCACGATCGCGCCGCCGTGCTCGCGTGCAGCCGAGGTCAGCGAGCCGAGCAGCGCTTTCGTGAGCCGGAACGGCCCGAGCAGGTTCGCCGCGAGCGCGGCTTCGAGGTCTTCGCATTCCGTGTCGGCGAGCCGCGCGAGCGGCACGGGT
This portion of the Paraburkholderia flava genome encodes:
- a CDS encoding S-adenosylmethionine:tRNA ribosyltransferase-isomerase; this encodes MTMRAATSPIQRPHDARLLVVDRDGRIAQRPRVAFAGLLRRGDCVIANDAATLPASLSGIHVRSGAVIEVRLAGHAAFAAHAMTRFSAIVFGAGDFHTPTEARAAPPILREGDRLRFGDQHATIARFLDHTRFVELHFDGDAAQVWRMLAQHGKPVQYAHLRDPLALWDVWTSIAAQPVAFEAPSAGFMLDWQTVASLRARGIPFATLTHAAGLSSTGDAALDARLPLDEPYRIPVATAALVSATHARGGRVVAIGTTVVRALEHSARVDGIVHAGDGLATQRIGPHTRLRAVDVIVSGTHEPDSSHYALLRAFAGAATLMRVTAALEAGGYRTHEFGDSMWVEREAHATHVCDTCAEVSSV
- a CDS encoding SDR family oxidoreductase produces the protein MTRSIEPFANARVAVTGGTSGLGLALMDELLTRGARVAFVARTAERVAAIAAARPNAVGLVGDVANKDDIYPLALQIGGVLGGLDVLVNNASSLGPVPLARLADTECEDLEAALAANLLGPFRLTKALLGSLTSAAREHGGAIVLNVSSDAAIEPYPLWGAYGASKAALRHMTRIWNAELAGERVRLLSLDPGDMDTPLHALAVPDGDPAELKPPAVAAREIADAMGAALYELRGASTEREAVDARSQV